In Pseudomonadota bacterium, the sequence ATTCCAAGAAAGCTGGGGGTAGAAGGGGCCCATCATCCTCACCGCCCATAACGCAGTAACTTGGCATTGACGGCGCAGACAATTGTGCTCAGAGTCATTAACACTGCTCCTACTGCTGGACTCAAGATTATTCCTGCTTTGTACAACACTCCAGCAGCAATCGGTATTGCAAAGACATTGTAACCCGTCGCCCACATCAGGTTTTGTATCATCTTTGCATAGGTTTTGCGAGCCAAGCCAATCAGCGCTACCACATCAAGTGGGTTGCTTTTGACCAAAACAATATCTGCTGTTTCAATAGCCACGTCCGTTCCAGCGCCGATGGCAATTCCAATGTCAGCTTGAGCTAAGGCTGGTGCATCATTAACGCCATCACCGGTCATAGCCACAATCCATCCTCTGGCTTTGATTTCTTGAATTTTTTGCGCTTTTTGTTCAGGTAACACTTCAGCAATCACTTCGTTTACCCCCAATTGGTTGCCAATCCAATCTGCCACATGCTTGTTATCACCGGTTAACATAATGCAATGTACTCCCATTGCTTGCAAGGCTTTGACCGCCGTAGTTGATTCTGGGCGAATAATGTCAGCAAGGGCAATCGCCCCCTTCACTTGTCCATCTATCAGCACATACACCACAGTTTTGCCCTGTAGGCTGAAATCTGAAAGCATTGTGCTATTGATTGTGCTATTGAAGGAGATGTTGGATTGCCTTAGGTACCCAGAACCAACCACCTGGATTTTCTTTCCTTTAACAAGCCCTTGGGCTCCTTGGCCTGGAATGGAGATGAAATCCTTAACTGACCATCGTTGGTCACTTTTGCTCACGATGCCGCGTGCGAGCGGATGTTCGGAATTTTGCTCCACCGATGCGGCATAAGTAACCAGTTCTTCTTCTGAAATCGCCTTATCAAATACCAGCACATCGGTGATTCCAAACAGCCCCTTTGTCAGAGTCCCGGTTTTGTCAAACACAACTACCTGAGTCTTGCGTGCAGTTTCAAATGCACTGCGATCCCGGATTAAAAGGCCATGATGTGCAGCAAGTGAAGTTGACACTGCCACGACCAAAGGAACGGCCAGTCCCAAAGCATGCGGGCAGGTAATAACCATCACGGTTACCATACGCTCCATAGCAAAAGATATGCTTGCCTGCGGCATCCACGCCCACGCCGCAAAGGTGAGCCCGCCACCTCCAAGAGCAATCATCGTTAGCCAAAACGCTGCACGCCCTGCAATATCTTGAGTTTTGGATTTGCTGGTTTGTGCTTCTTGCACCAGTTTGATCACATGACT encodes:
- a CDS encoding copper-translocating P-type ATPase gives rise to the protein MSGTLKMLQKQHKHTTNHQDSGCHHGNQQSMVQDYRQRFWVSLLLTIPILILSPMLQKLLGLDAMLQFPGDTYVLFGLSSTIYLYGGWPFYTGLTSEIRAKNPGMMTLIGVAITTAYIYSATIVFGLPGKPFFWELATLIDIMLLGHWVEMKSVMGAGEALKELSKLMPETARLVLANGKTQSVALQNLKIGDQLLIKPGEKVPADARIVEGKSALNESMLTGESLPVTKREGHMVIGGSINGEGALVVRVENIGDQTFLSHVIKLVQEAQTSKSKTQDIAGRAAFWLTMIALGGGGLTFAAWAWMPQASISFAMERMVTVMVITCPHALGLAVPLVVAVSTSLAAHHGLLIRDRSAFETARKTQVVVFDKTGTLTKGLFGITDVLVFDKAISEEELVTYAASVEQNSEHPLARGIVSKSDQRWSVKDFISIPGQGAQGLVKGKKIQVVGSGYLRQSNISFNSTINSTMLSDFSLQGKTVVYVLIDGQVKGAIALADIIRPESTTAVKALQAMGVHCIMLTGDNKHVADWIGNQLGVNEVIAEVLPEQKAQKIQEIKARGWIVAMTGDGVNDAPALAQADIGIAIGAGTDVAIETADIVLVKSNPLDVVALIGLARKTYAKMIQNLMWATGYNVFAIPIAAGVLYKAGIILSPAVGAVLMTLSTIVCAVNAKLLRYGR